In Treponema denticola, one genomic interval encodes:
- a CDS encoding MBL fold metallo-hydrolase RNA specificity domain-containing protein, which translates to MAIKFYSLGAAQEVTGSKHILEVDGHKYLIDCGAFQGKRAEADKKNRDFNVPASELEAVILTHGHYDHCGLLPLLGKHGFTGNIYATPATRDIANLVMMDSARIQARDREYLSKQAAKKGESFKWVPLFDEADVIQTVNQFVTISYHRPAWIGPNVQLEFYDAGHILGSAMALITAKDSEGKEVKIAFTGDLGRKNKAIIRDPDIIPPVDYIVIESTYGNRRHEETDNALKLLAEKTQEIVQNKGKMIIPAFAVERTQEIVYYFHLLADKKIIPDIPIYVDSPMAVNATSIFQVHPECYDAQTHEAFLIHHKNPFGFNSLKFITSVTESKELNNIDGPMVIISADGMCEFGRITHHLANNIEKPSTKVLLVGFMAEDTLGRRLQNKEQEVKIFGEWHQVRAEILQINAFSAHADYFESTQWLDSLENPKLKRIFLVHGEPKAQTYFTQYLKENGYNDVKTVKYAEIYSLD; encoded by the coding sequence ATGGCGATTAAGTTTTACTCACTCGGTGCTGCACAAGAAGTTACCGGATCTAAACACATTCTTGAAGTTGACGGGCATAAGTATTTGATAGACTGCGGAGCTTTTCAAGGAAAAAGAGCAGAAGCGGACAAGAAAAATAGAGATTTTAATGTTCCTGCCTCCGAATTGGAAGCCGTGATTTTAACTCACGGCCATTATGACCATTGCGGTTTATTACCCTTGCTGGGAAAGCATGGATTTACAGGCAATATATATGCAACCCCTGCTACCAGAGATATAGCTAACCTTGTTATGATGGATTCTGCACGAATTCAAGCTAGGGACAGGGAGTATCTATCCAAACAGGCTGCAAAAAAAGGAGAAAGCTTTAAATGGGTGCCTCTTTTTGATGAAGCCGATGTAATTCAAACCGTCAATCAGTTTGTAACAATTTCATATCATAGACCTGCATGGATAGGCCCTAATGTTCAGCTTGAATTTTATGATGCAGGACATATTTTAGGTTCTGCAATGGCTTTAATTACTGCAAAGGATTCTGAAGGAAAAGAAGTAAAAATAGCCTTTACAGGAGACCTAGGCCGAAAAAATAAGGCCATTATCCGCGATCCGGACATTATTCCGCCTGTAGATTATATAGTTATTGAAAGCACATACGGAAATCGGCGCCACGAGGAAACCGACAATGCCTTAAAGCTTCTTGCCGAAAAAACACAGGAAATTGTACAAAATAAGGGAAAGATGATTATTCCTGCCTTTGCCGTTGAAAGGACTCAGGAAATTGTCTATTATTTTCACCTCTTAGCCGATAAAAAAATAATTCCCGACATTCCGATTTATGTAGATTCTCCCATGGCCGTAAACGCAACGAGTATATTTCAGGTACATCCAGAATGCTATGATGCACAAACGCATGAGGCATTTTTAATTCATCATAAAAACCCCTTCGGCTTTAACTCGCTTAAATTTATAACAAGCGTAACGGAGTCCAAGGAATTGAACAATATTGACGGCCCCATGGTTATAATAAGTGCAGACGGAATGTGCGAATTCGGACGAATTACCCACCATCTTGCAAACAATATCGAAAAGCCATCGACAAAGGTACTGCTTGTAGGTTTTATGGCAGAAGACACCCTCGGCCGCAGACTTCAAAATAAAGAACAGGAAGTAAAAATTTTCGGTGAATGGCATCAAGTACGGGCCGAAATTTTGCAGATAAACGCTTTCAGTGCTCATGCCGACTATTTTGAATCTACTCAATGGCTTGATTCTTTGGAGAATCCTAAACTTAAAAGAATATTCTTGGTTCACGGAGAACCTAAGGCTCAAACTTATTTTACCCAATACTTAAAGGAAAACGGTTACAATGATGTAAAAACGGTAAAATACGCTGAAATTTATAGCTTGGACTAA
- a CDS encoding glycosyltransferase, with protein MSISVLMSVYYKEKPQYLDECFQSLFDQSVSADEIICVKDGVLTPELDLILDKWSKILPLKVVGYENNHGLAYALNFGLRFCSKELIARMDTDDIADNMRFQKQLNFMRRNPNVVVCSGYVKEFYSSPTEEGLIKKLPIAHKDIYAYAHFRNPFNHMAVCFRKEVILAVGGYEEVTFFEDYDLWIRLLQKKVITENIPEILVNARIGNDMIGRRHGLDYVKKELYFLKKHFYSGFFSKTEYIRFVIFRIIPRLLPKRILKCFYNFLRK; from the coding sequence ATGTCTATATCAGTTCTAATGTCAGTTTATTATAAAGAAAAACCGCAGTATCTTGATGAATGTTTTCAGAGTTTGTTTGACCAAAGTGTATCGGCAGATGAGATTATTTGTGTAAAAGATGGAGTTCTTACACCTGAATTAGACTTGATATTAGATAAATGGTCGAAAATATTACCTCTAAAAGTGGTAGGCTATGAAAATAATCATGGACTGGCTTATGCTTTGAATTTCGGATTACGTTTTTGTTCAAAGGAGTTAATAGCAAGGATGGATACTGATGATATAGCAGATAATATGAGATTTCAAAAACAATTAAATTTTATGAGAAGGAATCCTAACGTTGTTGTTTGCTCAGGTTATGTTAAGGAATTTTATAGTAGTCCGACGGAAGAGGGGTTAATAAAAAAACTTCCTATAGCACATAAAGATATATATGCTTATGCTCATTTTAGAAATCCATTTAATCATATGGCTGTATGTTTTAGAAAAGAAGTTATTCTTGCAGTGGGTGGTTATGAGGAGGTTACTTTTTTTGAAGATTATGATTTATGGATTCGTTTGTTGCAAAAAAAAGTTATAACTGAAAATATACCGGAAATTCTTGTTAATGCAAGAATTGGGAATGATATGATTGGAAGACGGCATGGTTTAGATTATGTTAAAAAGGAATTGTATTTCTTGAAAAAACATTTTTATTCAGGTTTTTTTTCTAAAACAGAATATATAAGGTTTGTTATTTTTAGAATAATCCCTAGATTATTACCTAAAAGAATTTTGAAGTGTTTTTATAATTTTTTAAGAAAGTAA
- the hisS gene encoding histidine--tRNA ligase yields MSDLIQPKVLKGFRDFLPADEIERALLMERLVKVFRDYGFVPIDTPALEYSEILLRKSGGETEKQVFRFNDNGGRDVAMRFDLTVPLARFVAEHKSEIYFPFKRYHLGKVWRGEKPQAGRYREFLQCDFDTLGSDSAAVDFEILRLIKKALNELGVSGFKIHVSHRGIFNRFLKSLNLSEDSEEVLRIVDKLAKIGEDEVLKLLTDISSEESAKKILAYISGVSKDLKSEDFEKTLSHLENLAGGPDEDTKRMRDIYALVKAVGIEDSIVFDPSITRGLDYYTGVVFETFLTDLPSIGSVCSGGRYDNLTALYMKECITGVGASIGLDRLLAALEQLGHQKTKSSFTDLLIFSLPEDDQALSYKIVNFFEAEKINAEVYPEPKKMNHQYTYAEKKDIRWGLFLGKDSCVEEFDKNPQEFKIKLKDMTDRTEDEMPLSEAVKKIRASKN; encoded by the coding sequence ATGAGTGATTTAATACAACCGAAAGTTTTAAAGGGATTTAGGGATTTCCTTCCGGCAGATGAGATTGAAAGAGCTCTTCTTATGGAAAGACTGGTAAAGGTTTTTAGGGATTACGGCTTTGTGCCTATCGACACCCCTGCCTTGGAATATTCCGAAATTCTATTGAGAAAAAGCGGAGGGGAGACCGAAAAGCAGGTTTTCCGGTTTAACGACAATGGCGGACGGGATGTTGCGATGCGTTTTGACTTAACAGTTCCCTTAGCCAGATTTGTAGCAGAGCATAAGTCCGAGATATATTTCCCGTTTAAACGCTATCATCTGGGAAAAGTTTGGCGCGGTGAGAAGCCTCAAGCAGGCCGTTATCGGGAATTTTTGCAATGCGATTTTGATACATTGGGTTCCGATTCGGCGGCTGTAGATTTTGAAATTTTGCGCCTTATTAAAAAAGCCTTAAACGAATTAGGAGTTTCCGGTTTTAAAATTCACGTTTCCCACAGGGGTATATTTAACCGTTTTTTAAAGTCTTTAAACCTATCGGAAGACAGCGAAGAGGTTTTACGCATTGTAGATAAACTTGCTAAGATAGGGGAAGACGAGGTTTTAAAACTCCTTACCGATATAAGCTCCGAAGAAAGTGCAAAAAAAATATTGGCTTATATTTCCGGTGTGAGCAAGGATTTAAAAAGCGAAGACTTTGAAAAGACTCTTTCCCACTTGGAAAACCTTGCAGGCGGCCCCGACGAAGATACAAAACGCATGAGGGATATTTATGCCTTGGTAAAGGCTGTAGGTATTGAAGATTCAATTGTTTTTGATCCTTCAATTACGCGAGGCCTGGATTATTATACCGGTGTTGTATTTGAGACCTTTTTAACCGATTTACCATCGATAGGCTCTGTTTGCTCAGGCGGAAGGTACGATAACCTTACAGCTCTTTATATGAAGGAGTGTATTACCGGAGTGGGTGCTTCCATAGGGCTTGACAGGCTTTTAGCTGCCCTTGAACAGTTAGGTCATCAAAAAACAAAATCAAGCTTTACCGATCTCCTTATTTTTTCTTTACCTGAAGATGATCAGGCTCTTTCATATAAGATAGTAAACTTTTTTGAAGCCGAAAAAATAAATGCTGAAGTATATCCTGAACCGAAAAAGATGAATCATCAGTATACCTATGCCGAAAAAAAAGACATAAGATGGGGGCTTTTCTTAGGTAAAGATTCTTGTGTAGAAGAATTTGACAAAAACCCTCAAGAGTTTAAGATAAAATTAAAGGATATGACTGATAGAACAGAGGATGAAATGCCTCTTAGCGAAGCCGTAAAAAAGATAAGAGCTTCAAAAAATTAA
- a CDS encoding glycosyltransferase: MKHGLYIINFGYKITDDEKKRNGVLKKIVGQIKVFNNAGFKVDLLNVSENKSNYISKFFYSLFYKNQYLLNNYDAFENIDFVYVRHFSPVNRGCLGLLSYLKKNGCRIIYEIPTYPYDGEHKGFKGFIFLIIDKIFRKKLKSYVDCIVTYSQDNTIFDIKTVKIVNGIDCSAISPVDITEYRQNTDRIPTEAAIRLIAVAQFAKWHGYDRLIEGLYEYYNNNPKKKVFLDFVGDGSVLSQYQEMVNKYGVAQYVVFHGVLTGAALSAVFNQADVAVCSLGCHRIGIFLGSFLKSREYIARGLPMISSTKIDILPDDYPYIQYVPENDTPIDMMTILNFYEKLQQKDTKDIQIKKIRCFAEEHCDMKVVMKPVIQELIR, translated from the coding sequence ATGAAACACGGCTTATATATTATAAATTTTGGCTATAAGATTACTGATGATGAAAAAAAAAGAAATGGCGTATTAAAGAAAATTGTAGGGCAAATCAAGGTTTTTAATAACGCTGGTTTTAAAGTTGATTTATTAAATGTTTCAGAAAATAAAAGCAATTATATCTCTAAATTTTTTTATAGTTTGTTTTATAAAAATCAATATTTATTAAATAATTATGATGCTTTCGAAAATATTGATTTTGTATATGTCAGACATTTTTCCCCGGTAAATAGAGGCTGTCTGGGGTTGTTGTCATATCTTAAAAAGAATGGATGTAGAATTATATATGAAATACCGACATATCCTTATGATGGTGAGCATAAAGGCTTTAAAGGCTTTATTTTTTTAATTATTGATAAAATATTTAGAAAAAAATTAAAGAGTTATGTTGATTGTATCGTTACCTATTCGCAAGATAATACTATTTTTGATATTAAAACTGTTAAAATTGTAAATGGTATAGATTGCTCGGCTATTTCACCTGTGGATATAACAGAATACCGACAGAATACCGACAGAATACCGACAGAGGCTGCTATTCGGCTGATAGCGGTAGCTCAATTTGCTAAATGGCATGGGTATGACAGATTAATAGAAGGATTGTATGAATATTATAACAATAATCCTAAAAAAAAGGTCTTTCTTGATTTTGTAGGTGATGGTAGCGTATTATCGCAATATCAAGAAATGGTGAATAAATATGGGGTAGCACAGTATGTTGTTTTTCATGGAGTTTTAACGGGGGCTGCCTTATCGGCGGTGTTTAACCAAGCCGATGTCGCTGTCTGTTCTTTAGGATGTCATCGTATAGGAATATTTTTAGGTTCTTTTTTAAAAAGCAGAGAATATATTGCACGCGGATTACCTATGATTTCGTCAACTAAAATCGATATATTACCGGATGATTATCCATACATACAGTATGTACCGGAAAATGATACTCCAATCGATATGATGACAATTTTAAATTTCTATGAAAAATTACAACAAAAAGACACAAAAGATATTCAGATTAAAAAAATCCGTTGTTTTGCTGAAGAACATTGTGATATGAAAGTCGTGATGAAGCCTGTTATACAGGAGCTTATTAGATAG
- a CDS encoding glycosyltransferase family 2 protein — protein sequence MNDILLSIVIPAYNAEKFIGNLLDRLVSQCTNLTECEIIVVNDGSIDRTKEIVQEYVTRYHYIHLISQGNKGESGARNTGIDHAIGKYIYFLDCDDSVEDDTMEFYLKCIRENSDIELFLFGYNSFYKGKKLKSYIDTEYNEYIFKTNQEFLHAFLSKKLNSHICSIIVAKNLIKDHSLYFVEGMKIGADLNFLLRLFKLVRMVKYSARPCFKYQIRDDSIMQGYKTYTIQQYQALENFQGILLSADYQIPELSCYSNFWIETMLLYNIRCYLRSDIKDENITQKLIHDCILLKRPVSDGKIKHKVAIYIAKILPMKLLLQYLK from the coding sequence ATGAACGATATATTACTTTCAATTGTTATTCCTGCATATAATGCAGAAAAATTTATAGGTAATTTACTTGACCGTTTAGTATCACAGTGTACAAATCTTACCGAATGTGAAATTATTGTGGTAAATGATGGATCGATAGATAGAACCAAAGAGATTGTTCAAGAGTATGTTACACGTTATCATTATATTCACTTAATTAGTCAGGGGAACAAAGGAGAATCAGGTGCACGCAATACTGGGATAGATCATGCTATTGGAAAGTATATATATTTTCTTGATTGTGATGACAGTGTTGAAGATGATACAATGGAATTTTATCTAAAATGTATACGAGAAAATTCTGACATAGAATTGTTTTTATTTGGTTACAATTCTTTTTATAAAGGAAAAAAATTAAAATCATATATTGATACAGAATACAATGAATATATCTTTAAGACAAATCAGGAGTTTTTACATGCTTTTTTATCAAAAAAATTAAATAGTCATATTTGCTCTATTATAGTGGCAAAAAATTTAATAAAAGACCATTCATTATATTTTGTTGAGGGTATGAAGATTGGTGCTGATCTTAATTTTTTATTGAGGTTATTTAAACTGGTAAGAATGGTTAAGTACAGTGCAAGACCTTGTTTTAAATACCAGATTCGAGATGATTCTATAATGCAGGGATATAAAACATATACTATACAACAATATCAGGCTTTAGAAAATTTTCAAGGTATTTTATTGTCAGCTGATTATCAGATACCGGAGCTTTCCTGTTATTCTAATTTTTGGATAGAAACTATGTTGCTTTATAATATTCGCTGTTATTTACGTTCGGATATAAAAGATGAAAATATTACTCAGAAATTAATTCATGATTGCATTTTACTGAAAAGACCTGTGTCTGATGGAAAGATAAAGCATAAAGTGGCTATTTACATTGCAAAAATCCTGCCGATGAAATTGTTACTGCAATATTTAAAATAA
- a CDS encoding EpsG family protein → MFYVCFIGIVFCILISAKLDALLLRVSLFIFLIMIILIAGLRYQIGTDYATYREIYINLSFDNLSYLEPGYRYVNLFFKYIGLSYEASVFIFAIITNVLFYLFIRRYSVSVPVSLLLYLCLNYYFIAFNTVRQMIGIAIFLNGIDYAFKKKYLYFFLITVFAALFHYTIFIGMLYPIFKINRKRMYMIIWLASIPFIVLPIQNIIIKLIPASFKYASYFTSFFFTKTSSAAVFKLIVPNMFVILILYYISVFDKTTERLWVNVFIFSVAFANIAHGVNVLIRLNYVFQISEIIFYPLVVSKIQKFQKPIVSWLLLGYFVVFYIFTVLVQGAQGVVPYQSVLFL, encoded by the coding sequence ATGTTTTATGTATGTTTTATCGGAATTGTTTTTTGTATACTTATTTCTGCAAAATTAGATGCGCTTTTGTTGAGGGTGTCATTATTTATTTTTCTTATAATGATTATTTTAATTGCGGGATTGCGATATCAAATTGGAACAGATTATGCTACATATCGTGAAATATATATTAATCTTTCATTTGATAATCTTTCATATCTTGAGCCGGGATATAGATATGTAAACTTATTTTTTAAATATATAGGGCTGTCTTATGAAGCTAGTGTTTTTATTTTTGCAATAATTACCAATGTTTTATTCTATCTATTTATTAGACGCTATAGTGTATCTGTACCGGTATCTTTATTGTTGTATCTATGCTTAAATTATTATTTTATTGCTTTTAATACTGTTCGCCAAATGATCGGGATTGCTATTTTTCTGAACGGTATTGATTATGCATTTAAAAAAAAATATTTATATTTTTTTTTAATAACTGTTTTTGCGGCACTGTTTCATTATACTATCTTTATAGGTATGTTGTATCCAATATTCAAAATAAACAGAAAAAGAATGTATATGATAATATGGCTTGCTTCTATTCCTTTTATTGTATTGCCGATTCAAAATATTATTATAAAACTGATTCCTGCATCATTTAAATATGCTTCATATTTTACATCTTTTTTTTTTACTAAAACGTCTAGTGCTGCTGTTTTTAAGCTTATTGTTCCAAATATGTTTGTTATATTAATATTGTATTATATATCAGTTTTTGATAAAACGACAGAAAGATTGTGGGTAAATGTATTTATTTTTTCTGTCGCATTTGCGAATATCGCGCATGGTGTTAATGTTTTAATAAGGTTAAATTATGTTTTTCAAATTAGTGAAATAATTTTTTACCCTCTGGTTGTTTCTAAAATTCAAAAATTCCAAAAGCCAATTGTCTCATGGTTACTGCTGGGATATTTTGTTGTATTTTATATTTTTACTGTTCTGGTGCAGGGGGCTCAAGGTGTTGTTCCTTATCAATCTGTTTTATTTTTATAA
- a CDS encoding NAD-dependent epimerase/dehydratase family protein produces MHIAIIGGSGFIGTRLTKRLLSSGHKIKILDKQDSKYYPELRVFADVRDITSLKKELSSDFDCVINLAAEHRDDVEPKSLYDEVNVAGAENVCKVCSECGIKKIIFTSSVAVYGFAPLNTNETGKINYFNDYGRTKWLAEGKYRAWLENDNENSLTIIRPTVVFGEQNRGNVYNLLRQISSGFFPFVGNGKNKKSMAYVENVAAFIEFCLNNGPGEHLFNYIDKPDFDMNSLANEVYKILGNKNHKIFHWPYWLGYFGGLCFDLLAKITGKKLAISSIRVKKFCADTLFDTINIPKTDFKAPVSLSDGLYNTIKYEFIDKIEDHVFHTE; encoded by the coding sequence ATGCACATAGCAATAATAGGCGGTTCCGGCTTTATAGGAACAAGATTAACAAAAAGACTCCTCTCCTCAGGGCATAAAATTAAGATCCTCGATAAGCAGGATAGTAAGTATTACCCTGAATTGAGAGTCTTTGCAGATGTAAGGGATATAACTTCTTTAAAAAAAGAATTATCTTCTGACTTTGATTGTGTTATCAACTTGGCGGCAGAACATAGGGATGATGTTGAACCTAAGAGTCTCTATGATGAGGTAAATGTTGCCGGTGCCGAAAATGTATGTAAGGTGTGTTCCGAATGCGGTATAAAAAAAATTATTTTTACAAGCTCCGTTGCCGTTTACGGTTTTGCACCGCTTAACACAAATGAGACAGGTAAGATAAATTATTTTAATGATTATGGCAGAACAAAGTGGCTTGCCGAAGGAAAATATCGTGCGTGGCTTGAAAACGATAACGAAAATTCGCTTACGATAATAAGACCTACCGTTGTATTCGGCGAGCAAAATAGGGGCAATGTTTATAATCTATTAAGACAAATAAGTTCAGGCTTTTTCCCATTTGTCGGAAACGGTAAAAATAAAAAATCAATGGCCTATGTTGAAAATGTAGCTGCCTTTATCGAATTTTGTTTAAATAACGGACCAGGTGAACACTTATTTAACTATATCGATAAGCCCGATTTTGATATGAATTCTCTTGCCAATGAAGTTTATAAAATATTAGGAAATAAGAATCATAAAATTTTTCATTGGCCCTATTGGCTGGGCTATTTCGGCGGTCTTTGCTTTGACTTACTTGCTAAAATAACGGGAAAAAAATTAGCAATCAGTTCAATCAGGGTAAAAAAATTCTGTGCCGATACTCTTTTTGATACGATCAATATACCTAAAACCGATTTTAAAGCTCCCGTATCTTTAAGCGATGGCTTATACAATACTATAAAATATGAATTTATCGACAAGATAGAAGATCATGTTTTTCATACGGAATAA
- the rlmB gene encoding 23S rRNA (guanosine(2251)-2'-O)-methyltransferase RlmB, producing the protein MKKTITGFHAIDEILRAEKLKIEKEKNRKPNLEIFYSKEGPRVKKILEAARKLNLKIEKKDNQFLDSLTKTLPEQLRDHRGIVLVTEAENQKKGMSIDEFFARLAEKDSAFVVILDSVTDPHNTGSIIRSADQFGIDGIIVPENKSAGGFEIISKVSAGALAWVPFVEVTNLVRTVERLKKEGFWIYGADAGGKALPDLIFPKKTVLIMGSEGKGMSRLVEETCDEIVSIPTKGKLDSLNVSVAAGILLYEISRKKEV; encoded by the coding sequence ATGAAAAAAACAATTACGGGTTTTCATGCGATAGACGAGATTTTAAGAGCGGAAAAACTTAAAATAGAAAAAGAAAAGAACCGGAAGCCGAACCTTGAAATTTTTTACTCTAAAGAAGGCCCAAGGGTAAAGAAAATTTTGGAAGCGGCTCGTAAATTGAATCTAAAAATTGAAAAAAAAGACAATCAATTTCTTGATTCCCTTACCAAAACCTTGCCGGAACAGTTAAGAGATCACAGGGGTATTGTTCTTGTAACGGAGGCTGAAAATCAAAAAAAAGGAATGAGCATCGATGAGTTTTTTGCAAGGCTTGCAGAAAAAGACTCGGCCTTTGTGGTAATACTTGATTCCGTTACGGATCCTCACAATACCGGTTCCATTATACGAAGCGCAGACCAGTTCGGAATAGATGGAATAATAGTTCCGGAAAACAAAAGTGCGGGAGGCTTTGAGATTATAAGCAAGGTAAGTGCAGGAGCTTTAGCCTGGGTTCCATTCGTGGAAGTAACCAATTTGGTAAGAACCGTAGAAAGGCTAAAAAAGGAAGGCTTTTGGATTTATGGGGCAGATGCAGGAGGCAAGGCTCTACCAGATCTAATATTCCCAAAAAAGACAGTTCTTATTATGGGAAGCGAAGGCAAGGGAATGAGCCGCCTTGTAGAAGAAACCTGCGACGAAATAGTGTCAATTCCGACAAAGGGAAAACTTGACAGCCTAAATGTTTCCGTCGCAGCAGGCATTCTATTATACGAAATAAGCCGGAAAAAAGAGGTTTAA